From a single Peromyscus maniculatus bairdii isolate BWxNUB_F1_BW_parent chromosome 4, HU_Pman_BW_mat_3.1, whole genome shotgun sequence genomic region:
- the Nr4a2 gene encoding nuclear receptor subfamily 4 group A member 2 isoform X1 codes for MPCVQAQYGSSPQGASPASQSYSYHSSGEYSSDFLTPEFVKFSMDLTNTEITATTSLPSFSTFMDNYSTGYDVKPPCLYQMPLSGQQSSIKVEDIQMHNYQPHNHLPPQSEEMMPHSGSVYYKPSSPPTPSTPGFQVQHSPMWDDPGSLHNFHQNYVATTHMIEQRKTPVSRLSLFSFKQSPPGTPVSSCQMRFDGPLHVPMNPEPAGSHHVVDGQTFAVPNPIRKPASMGFPGLQIGHASQLLDSQVPSPPSRGSPSNEGLCAVCGDNAACQHYGVRTCEGCKGFFKRTVQKNAKYVCLANKNCPVDKRRRNRCQYCRFQKCLAVGMVKEVVRTDSLKGRRGRLPSKPKSPQDPSPPSPPVSLISALVRAHVDSNPAMTSLDYSRFQANPDYQMSGDDTQHIQQFYDLLTGSMEIIRGWAEKIPGFADLPKADQDLLFESAFLELFVLRLAYRSNPVEGKLIFCNGVVLHRLQCVRGFGEWIDSIVEFSSNLQNMNIDISAFSCIAALAMVTERHGLKEPKRVEELQNKIVNCLKDHVTFNNGGLNRPNYLSKLLGKLPELRTLCTQGLQRIFYLKLEDLVPPPAIIDKLFLDTLPF; via the exons ATGCCTTGTGTTCAGGCGCAGTATGGGTCCTCGCCTCAAGGAGCCAGCCCCGCTTCTCAGAGCTACAGTTACCACTCTTCGGGAGAATACAGCTCCGATTTCTTAACTCCAGAGTTTGTCAAGTTTAGCATGGACCTCACCAACACTGAAATCACTGCCACCACTTCTCTCCCCAGCTTCAGTACCTTTATGGACAACTACAGCACAGGCTACGACGTCAAGCCACCTTGCTTGTACCAAATGCCCCTGTCCGGACAGCAGTCCTCCATTAAGGTAGAAGACATTCAGATGCACAACTACCAGCCGCACAACCACCTGCCCCCTCAGTCCGAGGAGATGATGCCACACTCCGGGTCGGTTTACTACAAGCCCTCCTCGCCCCCGACACCCAGCACCCCGGGCTTCCAGGTGCAGCACAGCCCTATGTGGGACGACCCGGGGTCTCTTCACAACTTCCACCAGAACTACGTGGCCACGACGCACATGATCGAGCAGAGGAAGACACCTGTCTCCCGCCTTTCGCTCTTCTCCTTTAAGCAGTCGCCCCCGGGCACTCCTGTGTCTAGCTGCCAGATGCGCTTCGACGGGCCTCTGCACGTCCCCATGAACCCGGAGCCCGCGGGCAGCCACCACGTAGTGGATGGGCAGACCTTCGCCGTGCCCAACCCCATTCGCAAGCCGGCATCCATGGGCTTCCCGGGCCTGCAGATCGGCCACGCGTCTCAGTTGCTTGACTCACAGGTGCCCTCTCCGCCGTCCCGGGGCTCTCCCTCCAACGAGGGTCTGTGCGCGGTGTGCGGCGACAACGCGGCCTGCCAGCACTACGGTGTTCGCACTTGTGAGGGCTGCAAAGGTTTCTTTAAG CGCACGGTGCAAAAAAATGCGAAATACGTGTGTTTAGCAAATAAAAACTGCCCAGTGGACAAGCGCCGCCGAAATCGTTGTCAATACTGTCGATTTCAGAAGTGCCTGGCTGTTGGGATGGTAAAAGAAG TGGTTCGCACCGACAGTTTAAAAGGCCGGAGAGGTCGTTTACCCTCGAAGCCGAAGAGCCCACAGGATCCCTCTCCCCCCTCACCTCCGGTGAGTCTCATCAGTGCCCTCGTCAGAGCCCATGTCGACTCCAACCCGGCTATGACCAGCCTGGACTATTCCAGG ttccaggcaaACCCTGACTATCAGATGAGTGGAGATGACACCCAACATATACAGCAATTCTACGATCTCCTGACTGGCTCCATGGAGATCATCAGAGGTTGGGCAGAGAAGATCCCTGGCTTTGCTGACCTGCCCAAAGCTGATCAAGACCTGCTTTTTGAATCAGCTTTCTTAGAATTATTTGTTCTGCGATTAGCGTACAG GTCCAACCCAGTGGAGGGTAAACTCATCTTTTGCAATGGGGTGGTCTTGCACAGGTTGCAATGCGTGCGTGGCTTTGGGGAATGGATTGATTCCATTGTTGAATTCTCCTCCAACTTGCAGAATATGAACATCGACATTTCTGCCTTCTCCTGCATTGCTGCCCTGGCTATGGTCACAG AGAGACACGGGCTCAAGGAACCTAAGAGAGTGGAGGAGCTGCAAAACAAAATTGTAAATTGTCTTAAAGACCACGTGACTTTCAATAATGGGGGCTTGAACCGACCCAACTATCTGTCCAAACTGTTGGGGAAGCTCCCAGAACTCCGCACCCTTTGCACACAGGGGCTCCAGCGCATTTTCTACCTGAAATTGGAAGACTTGGTACCGCCACCAGCAATAATTGACAAACTTTTCCTGGATACCTTACCTTTCTAA
- the Nr4a2 gene encoding nuclear receptor subfamily 4 group A member 2 isoform X2, which produces MDNYSTGYDVKPPCLYQMPLSGQQSSIKVEDIQMHNYQPHNHLPPQSEEMMPHSGSVYYKPSSPPTPSTPGFQVQHSPMWDDPGSLHNFHQNYVATTHMIEQRKTPVSRLSLFSFKQSPPGTPVSSCQMRFDGPLHVPMNPEPAGSHHVVDGQTFAVPNPIRKPASMGFPGLQIGHASQLLDSQVPSPPSRGSPSNEGLCAVCGDNAACQHYGVRTCEGCKGFFKRTVQKNAKYVCLANKNCPVDKRRRNRCQYCRFQKCLAVGMVKEVVRTDSLKGRRGRLPSKPKSPQDPSPPSPPVSLISALVRAHVDSNPAMTSLDYSRFQANPDYQMSGDDTQHIQQFYDLLTGSMEIIRGWAEKIPGFADLPKADQDLLFESAFLELFVLRLAYRSNPVEGKLIFCNGVVLHRLQCVRGFGEWIDSIVEFSSNLQNMNIDISAFSCIAALAMVTERHGLKEPKRVEELQNKIVNCLKDHVTFNNGGLNRPNYLSKLLGKLPELRTLCTQGLQRIFYLKLEDLVPPPAIIDKLFLDTLPF; this is translated from the exons ATGGACAACTACAGCACAGGCTACGACGTCAAGCCACCTTGCTTGTACCAAATGCCCCTGTCCGGACAGCAGTCCTCCATTAAGGTAGAAGACATTCAGATGCACAACTACCAGCCGCACAACCACCTGCCCCCTCAGTCCGAGGAGATGATGCCACACTCCGGGTCGGTTTACTACAAGCCCTCCTCGCCCCCGACACCCAGCACCCCGGGCTTCCAGGTGCAGCACAGCCCTATGTGGGACGACCCGGGGTCTCTTCACAACTTCCACCAGAACTACGTGGCCACGACGCACATGATCGAGCAGAGGAAGACACCTGTCTCCCGCCTTTCGCTCTTCTCCTTTAAGCAGTCGCCCCCGGGCACTCCTGTGTCTAGCTGCCAGATGCGCTTCGACGGGCCTCTGCACGTCCCCATGAACCCGGAGCCCGCGGGCAGCCACCACGTAGTGGATGGGCAGACCTTCGCCGTGCCCAACCCCATTCGCAAGCCGGCATCCATGGGCTTCCCGGGCCTGCAGATCGGCCACGCGTCTCAGTTGCTTGACTCACAGGTGCCCTCTCCGCCGTCCCGGGGCTCTCCCTCCAACGAGGGTCTGTGCGCGGTGTGCGGCGACAACGCGGCCTGCCAGCACTACGGTGTTCGCACTTGTGAGGGCTGCAAAGGTTTCTTTAAG CGCACGGTGCAAAAAAATGCGAAATACGTGTGTTTAGCAAATAAAAACTGCCCAGTGGACAAGCGCCGCCGAAATCGTTGTCAATACTGTCGATTTCAGAAGTGCCTGGCTGTTGGGATGGTAAAAGAAG TGGTTCGCACCGACAGTTTAAAAGGCCGGAGAGGTCGTTTACCCTCGAAGCCGAAGAGCCCACAGGATCCCTCTCCCCCCTCACCTCCGGTGAGTCTCATCAGTGCCCTCGTCAGAGCCCATGTCGACTCCAACCCGGCTATGACCAGCCTGGACTATTCCAGG ttccaggcaaACCCTGACTATCAGATGAGTGGAGATGACACCCAACATATACAGCAATTCTACGATCTCCTGACTGGCTCCATGGAGATCATCAGAGGTTGGGCAGAGAAGATCCCTGGCTTTGCTGACCTGCCCAAAGCTGATCAAGACCTGCTTTTTGAATCAGCTTTCTTAGAATTATTTGTTCTGCGATTAGCGTACAG GTCCAACCCAGTGGAGGGTAAACTCATCTTTTGCAATGGGGTGGTCTTGCACAGGTTGCAATGCGTGCGTGGCTTTGGGGAATGGATTGATTCCATTGTTGAATTCTCCTCCAACTTGCAGAATATGAACATCGACATTTCTGCCTTCTCCTGCATTGCTGCCCTGGCTATGGTCACAG AGAGACACGGGCTCAAGGAACCTAAGAGAGTGGAGGAGCTGCAAAACAAAATTGTAAATTGTCTTAAAGACCACGTGACTTTCAATAATGGGGGCTTGAACCGACCCAACTATCTGTCCAAACTGTTGGGGAAGCTCCCAGAACTCCGCACCCTTTGCACACAGGGGCTCCAGCGCATTTTCTACCTGAAATTGGAAGACTTGGTACCGCCACCAGCAATAATTGACAAACTTTTCCTGGATACCTTACCTTTCTAA